In Trifolium pratense cultivar HEN17-A07 linkage group LG7, ARS_RC_1.1, whole genome shotgun sequence, a genomic segment contains:
- the LOC123894145 gene encoding putative pentatricopeptide repeat-containing protein At5g43820: protein MAFRFLGFKFLLNFSKPNHHLPSISSLIPLNQSISSSLHPPSNSSHLNENLILRQISEILPLPTSKTTKPEPESKSVDGFLSPEDKLRGIFLQKLKGKAAIEQALSSVCIDVNVDVIGKVLNYGNLGGEAMVMFFNWALKQPMVDNDVGTYHVIVKALGRRKFFIFMMQVLNEMKLNGIKADLFMLSIVIDSFVNAGHVSKAIQVFGNLDDFGLNRNTEALNVLLSCLCRRAHVGAAASVFNSMKGKVTFNVATYNVVVSGWSKLGKVDEIERVMKEMEVEGFAPDFDTFAFFLEGLGRAGRIDEAVEVFGSLKEKDTATYNAMIFNFISIGDLEGCMKYYNGMLSDNCEPNIDTYTRMITAFLRTRKVADALLIFDEMLRKGVVPPTGTITSFIKQLCSYGPPYAAMMIYKKTRKLECKISIEAYKILLMRLSKFGKCGTLLSVWQDMQECGYSSDIEVYEYIISGLYNIGQLENAVLVMEEALRKGFCPSRLVYSKLSNKLLASNLTERAYRLFLKIKHARSLKNARSYWRDNGWHF, encoded by the coding sequence ATGGCATTTCGATTTTTGGGTTTCAAATTTCTGCTAAACTTCTCAAAACCCAATCACCATCTTCCTTCCATATCATCACTCATACCATTAAACCAATCTATCTCATCATCGCTACACCCTCCCTCAAATTCTTCACACCTCAACGAAAACCTCATTCTCCGCCAAATCTCTGAAATTTTACCACTACCCACTTCCAAAACCACAAAACCTGAACCAGAATCAAAATCCGTTGATGGGTTTTTGTCCCCTGAAGATAAACTACGAGGTATCTTTCTTCAAAAGCTAAAGGGTAAGGCTGCAATTGAACAAGCTTTATCTAGTGTATGTATTGATGTAAATGTTGATGTTATTGGTAAGGTATTGAATTATGGGAATTTGGGTGGTGAAGCTATGGTTATGTTTTTTAATTGGGCACTCAAACAACCAATGGTGGATAATGATGTTGGTACTTATCATGTCATTGTTAAGGCATTAGGAAGAAggaaatttttcatttttatgatGCAAGTTTTAAATGAGATGAAGTTGAATGGTATAAAAGCTGATTTGTTCATGTTATCGATTGTTATTGATAGTTTTGTAAATGCTGGTCATGTGTCTAAAGCAATTCAGGTGTTTGGGAATTTGGATGATTTTGGCCTTAATCGTAATACCGAGGCTTTGAATGTGCTTTTGTCGTGTCTTTGTCGACGCGCACATGTTGGTGCTGCAGCTTCTGTTTTTAATTCAATGAAAGGGAAGGTGACTTTTAATGTTGCCACGTATAATGTTGTTGTTAGTGGTTGGTCTAAGTTGGGTAAGGTGGATGAGATTGAGAGGGTTATGAAGGAAATGGAAGTTGAGGGGTTTGCCCCTGATTTTGATACGTTTGCTTTCTTTCTTGAGGGTTTGGGTAGAGCAGGTAGAATCGACGAGGCTGTTGAGGTTTTCGGTAGTTTGAAAGAGAAAGACACCGCTACCTATAATgcaatgattttcaattttatttcaattgGAGATCTTGAAGGGTGCATGAAGTATTATAATGGGATGTTGAGTGATAATTGTGAACCTAACATTGATACATATACTAGAATGATCACTGCTTTTCTCAGAACCAGGAAAGTGGCCGATGCACTTTTGATTTTCGATGAGATGTTAAGGAAAGGAGTTGTGCCTCCTACTGGGACTATAACCTCTTTCATCAAACAGTTGTGCAGCTATGGTCCACCATATGCTGCTATGATGATTTACAAGAAGACAAGAAAATTAGAGTGTAAGATATCAATAGAAGCTTATAAGATATTGCTAATGCGTCTTTCAAAGTTTGGAAAATGTGGAACATTGTTAAGTGTCTGGCAGGATATGCAAGAATGTGGGTATAGTTCGGATATTGAAGTTTATGAGTACATCATCAGTGGCCTTTACAACATAGGACAGCTTGAAAATGCTGTTCTTGTTATGGAGGAGGCTTTACGCAAAGGGTTCTGCCCTAGCAGGCTTGTATACAGTAAACTAAGTAACAAGCTACTTGCTTCAAACCTAACAGAGAGGGCCTACAGGCTGTTTTTGAAGATTAAACATGCCCGTTCACTTAAAAATGCGAGAAGTTATTGGCGAGATAACGGCTGGCACTTTTGA
- the LOC123894146 gene encoding mini-ribonuclease 3 isoform X1: MQSVSSLSSSCSITTSSSKFITKASWDSQQKQKLPYNRNAPRKLTQSQSQSPSSPTTAPSTRKEHLISDLLKRTTPLPTIASRKIEEQQEHETYLGYERWLPTPPKVVKPRSVFNATTLAYVGDCIYELYARRHFLFPPLSIEEYNDRVMAVVRCEAQDALLQKLLNSNFLSDQERDVLRWGKNIVSSKTKTKKRAGAAVYNRASSLETLVGYLYLTNVNRLEKLMLELGFSVDSSMPLNLDELITGELNRG; this comes from the exons atgCAGAGTGTATCTTCTTTATCATCATCATGTTCAATTACAACAAGTTCATCCAAATTCATAACGAAAGCTTCATGGGACTcgcaacaaaaacaaaaactccCTTACAACCGCAATGCCCCTAGAAAACTCACtcaatcacaatcacaatcacCTTCTTCACCAACCACCGCACCTTCTACCCGTAAAGAACACCTCATTTCCGATCTTCTCAAACGCACCACTCCTCTTCCCACCATAGCTAGTA GGAAAATCGAAGAACAACAAGAACACGAAACCTATTTAGGATATGAAAGATGGCTTCCAACTCCACCTAAAGTTGTTAAGCCTCGTTCTGTTTTTAATGCTACTACTTTAGCTTATGTTGGTGATTGCATTTATGAG CTATATGCTCGTAGGCACTTCTTATTTCCTCCTCTTAGTATTGAAGAATACAATGATCGTGTGATGGCGGTTGTTCGCTGTGAGGCTCAA GATGCATTGCTCCAGAAACTTCTAAACAGTAATTTCTTATCAGATCAAGAGAG GGATGTTCTTCGATGGGGAAAGAACATTGTTTCAAGCAAAACTAAGACAAAAAAGCGTGCTGGTGCAGCTGTATATAACAGAGCATCTTCACTAGAAACATTA GTTGGTTATCTCTATTTGACAAATGTGAATCGCTTGGAAAAGCTAATGTTAGAATTGGGATTCTCAGTCGACTCTTCAATGCCTTTGAATTTGGATGAATTAATA ACAGGTGAGCTGAACAGAGGATAG
- the LOC123894146 gene encoding mini-ribonuclease 3 isoform X2, with protein MQSVSSLSSSCSITTSSSKFITKASWDSQQKQKLPYNRNAPRKLTQSQSQSPSSPTTAPSTRKEHLISDLLKRTTPLPTIARKIEEQQEHETYLGYERWLPTPPKVVKPRSVFNATTLAYVGDCIYELYARRHFLFPPLSIEEYNDRVMAVVRCEAQDALLQKLLNSNFLSDQERDVLRWGKNIVSSKTKTKKRAGAAVYNRASSLETLVGYLYLTNVNRLEKLMLELGFSVDSSMPLNLDELITGELNRG; from the exons atgCAGAGTGTATCTTCTTTATCATCATCATGTTCAATTACAACAAGTTCATCCAAATTCATAACGAAAGCTTCATGGGACTcgcaacaaaaacaaaaactccCTTACAACCGCAATGCCCCTAGAAAACTCACtcaatcacaatcacaatcacCTTCTTCACCAACCACCGCACCTTCTACCCGTAAAGAACACCTCATTTCCGATCTTCTCAAACGCACCACTCCTCTTCCCACCATAGCTA GGAAAATCGAAGAACAACAAGAACACGAAACCTATTTAGGATATGAAAGATGGCTTCCAACTCCACCTAAAGTTGTTAAGCCTCGTTCTGTTTTTAATGCTACTACTTTAGCTTATGTTGGTGATTGCATTTATGAG CTATATGCTCGTAGGCACTTCTTATTTCCTCCTCTTAGTATTGAAGAATACAATGATCGTGTGATGGCGGTTGTTCGCTGTGAGGCTCAA GATGCATTGCTCCAGAAACTTCTAAACAGTAATTTCTTATCAGATCAAGAGAG GGATGTTCTTCGATGGGGAAAGAACATTGTTTCAAGCAAAACTAAGACAAAAAAGCGTGCTGGTGCAGCTGTATATAACAGAGCATCTTCACTAGAAACATTA GTTGGTTATCTCTATTTGACAAATGTGAATCGCTTGGAAAAGCTAATGTTAGAATTGGGATTCTCAGTCGACTCTTCAATGCCTTTGAATTTGGATGAATTAATA ACAGGTGAGCTGAACAGAGGATAG
- the LOC123894147 gene encoding DEAD-box ATP-dependent RNA helicase 20 has product MSRYDSRSSDPTSYRDRRSDSGLGGGASAPVSTTAATSGGSPRKVNLDGLPHFEKNFYNESPSVRAMTEDEVNDYRLRREITVEGKDVPKPIKSFSDASFPDYVLEEVKKAGFVEPTPIQSQGWPMALKGRDLIGIAETGSGKTLAYLLPAIVHVNAQPILDPGDGPIVLVLAPTRELAVQIQQEATKFGASSRIKSTCIYGGVPKGPQVRDLQKGVEIVIATPGRLIDMIESNHTNLRRVTYLVLDEADRMLDMGFDPQIRKIVSQIRPDRQTLYWSATWPKEVEQLARQFLYNPYKVIIGSEDLKANHAIKQYVDIVPEKQKYDKLVKLLEDIMDGSRILIFMDTKKGCDQITRQLRMDGWPALSIHGDKSQAERDWVLSEFKSGKSPIMTATDVAARGLDVKDVKYVINYDFPGSLEDYVHRIGRTGRAGAKGTAYTFFTAANARFAKELISILEEAGQRVSPDLAAMGRGAPPPPSGGFRDRGKSFGSGRPWS; this is encoded by the exons ATGAGCCGCTACGATAGCCGTTCCTCCGACCCCACTTCTTACCGCGACCGGAGAAG TGATTCCGGTCTAGGTGGAGGAGCATCTGCACCTGTTTCTACTACCGCCGCAACTTCCGGTGGTTCTCCGAGGAAAGTTAATTTGGATGGATTACCTCATTTTGAGAAAAATTTCTACAATGAATCCCCTTCTGTTCGGGCAATGACTGAGGATGAAGTTAATGACTATCGTCTTCGTCGTGAAATCACTGTTGAAGGCAAAGATGTACCTAAACCTATTAAATCATTCTCCGATGCTTCTTTTCCAG ACTATGTGTTGGAAGAAGTTAAAAAAGCTGGATTTGTTGAACCTACACCCATTCAGTCCCAAGGTTGGCCAATGGCTTTGAAAGGACGTGATCTGATAGGAATTGCAGAGACAGGATCAGGGAAGACTCTGGCTTATTTGTTACCTGCCATAGTGCATGTTAATGCCCAGCCCATTCTAG ATCCTGGGGATGGGCCTATTGTCTTAGTTTTGGCCCCGACACGTGAACTTGCCGTCCAAATACAACAAGAGGCTACTAAATTTGGTGCATCGTCAAGGATTAAGAGCACATGCATATATGGCGGGGTTCCTAAGGGCCCTCAAGTGCGTGATCTCCAGAAAG GTGTTGAAATTGTCATTGCCACTCCGGGAAGGTTAATTGATATGATTGAGTCAAATCATACTAACTTGCGAAGGGTCACATACCTGGTATTGGATGAAGCTGATAGAATGTTGGACATGGGTTTTGATCCTCAGATTCGGAAAATTGTCTCTCAG ATTCGTCCAGACCGTCAAACTTTGTACTGGAGTGCTACTTGGCCAAAGGAGGTCGAACAATTGGCAAGGCAGTTCCTTTATAATCCATACAAA GTAATTATAGGTTCTGAAGATTTAAAGGCTAACCATGCTATAAAGCAATATGTTGACATTGTTCCTGAAaagcaaaaatatgataa ATTGGTGAAGTTGTTGGAAGACATCATGGATGGAAGCCGAATATTGATATTCATGGATACTAAAAAAGGATGTGATCAGATTACTAGACAGCTCCGCATGGATGGTTGGCCTGCCCTCTCAATTCATGGAGACAAAAGTCAAGCAGAGAGAGATTGGGTGCTTTCAGAGTTTAAATCTGGAAAGAGTCCTATAATGACCGCAACGGATGTTGCAGCTCGTGGTTTAG ATGTGAAAGATGTGAAGTACGTGATAAATTATGACTTCCCGGGATCACTAGAGGATTATGTTCACCGCATTGGAAGAACTGGGAGAGCTGGTGCAAAAGGAACTGCATACACATTCTTCACAGCAGCTAATGCCAGATTTGCAAAGGAACTTATTAGCATACTCGAGGAAGCTGGACAGAGGGTGAGTCCTGATTTGGCAGCAATGGGGCGTGGTGCACCTCCTCCGCCTTCAG GAGGCTTCCGAGACCGGGGGAAGAGTTTTGGCAGTGGTCGCCCATGGAGCTGA
- the LOC123894149 gene encoding protein FLX-like 3: MGSRHRVHREAMNPRRGYPSEGPYARGPPIQRPHIPPHPALLEEELEVQHAEMRRLLSDNRRLIDDRMALQRDLAAAKEELHRMNLAIGDIRAEHEMHSRELVDKNMKLESDLRSTEPLKNEVVQLRAEVQKLSSIKQDLSGKVQTLTKDVARLQSDNQQIPSMRSEIDGLHQELMRARTMVDYEKKANMEFMEQRQSMEKNMVSMAREVEKLRAELASMDGRHWGAGVPYGTQFGSPEGGFPPPYADGYGVHMGAAEKGPLYGVGAASRKAHEKPRSNRR; encoded by the exons ATGGGATCAAGACACCGTGTTCACAGAGAGGCGATGAATCCTCGACGAGGGTATCCATCGGAAGGGCCTTATGCTCGTGGACCACCGATTCAACGGCCACATATTCCTCCTCACCCGGCATTGTTAGAGGAGGAGCTTGAAGTACAGCATGCTGAAATGAGGAGGCTATTGTCAGATAACAGGAGGCTGATTGATGACCGGATGGCGTTGCAGCGAGACCTTGCAGCTGCTAAGGAGGAGCTTCATCGTATGAATCTTGCTATTGGTGATATTCGTGCTGAACATGAGATGCATTCGAGGGAGCTTGTTGATAAAAACATGAAGTTGGAATCTGATCTTAGGTCGACTGAGCCGTTGAAGAATGAAGTTGTTCAATTGCGAGCTGAAGTTCAGAAACTTAGTAGTATCAAACAAGATCTTTCTGGGAAGGTTCAGACACTCACAAAAGATGTTGCTAGGTTACAGTCTGATAACCAACAAATTCCTTCCATGAGGTCTGAGATTGATGGTTTGCACCAAGAACTGATGCGTGCTAG AACCATGGTGGATTATGAAAAGAAGGCAAACATGGAGTTCATGGAACAGAGGCAGTCGATGGAGAAAAACATGGTTTCCATGGCTCGGGAAGTTGAGAAACTTCGTGCTGAGCTTGCTAGCATGGATGGAAGACATTGGGGAGCTG GTGTGCCTTATGGAACACAGTTTGGTAGCCCAGAGGGGGGTTTTCCACCGCCATACGCAGATGGATATGGTGTTCACATG GGTGCTGCAGAGAAAGGTCCTCTTTATGGGGTGGGTGCTGCTTCAAGGAAAGCACATGAGAAGCCTCGTTCAAATCGTCGTTGA